DNA from Castellaniella sp. MT123:
GCGAACTTCACCGTCGTCTGCCCGCCGTCGGGCTTGGTCACTGTCAGATGGTGCGGATCGGCAAAAGTGCCCACGCCCTGAATGACCGTGACCTTGCGCGCCTTGGCCATCCCGGCCAGGCCGCCCGTCAGCTTGCCGACGACGGAGTCCTTATAGCCGCGCACCGCATCGAGATCGATCTTCGGTTCGCCGAAGGTGATGCCGTGAGCCGAAAGGGACTTGGCTTCCTCGAGCACGGCGGCCGTGTGCAGCAGGGCTTTGGACGGAATGCAGCCCACGTTCAGGCAGACCCCGCCCAGAGTGGTGTAGCGTTCCACCAGCACGACCTTCAGACCGAGGTCGGCGGCACGGAAGGCAGCGGAATACCCGCCGGGGCCCGCCCCCAGCACCAGCACATCGCAATCAGCGTCGGCGGTGCCGGCAAACTGCGCCGGCGCTGGCCCGGCCTGGACGGCAGGTGCCGCGACAGCCACAGCCGGCTGCGCGGGCGCGGCATTGGTGGCCGCGGCAGGTGCCGGGGCAGCCGGTGCCGGAGCAGAGACGGCAGCCGAGTCGGTGGAATCAATCCGCAGGATAGCCATGCCCTGCGACACCTTGTCGCCGATCTTGACCAGGATTTCCTTCACTACCCCCCCCTGATCGGCCGGGATTTCCATGGAGGCCTTGTCGGATTCGACCGTGATCAGGCTTTGTTCGGGCTGGATGGTGTCGCCCACGGCGACCAGAATCTCGATGACATCGACTTGATCGAAATCGCCGATGTCGGGAACGTTGACGTCCTTGATGCTCATGCGCGCCCCCTTACAGGATGATGCGGCGGAAATCCGCCAGCAGGCCAGCCAGATAGGCATTGAAGCGGGCTGCGGACGCGCCGTCGATCACGCGGTGATCGTAGGACAGCGACAGCGGCAGCATCAGGCGCGGCTGGAAGGCCTTGCCGTCCCACACCGGCTGCATCGCGGACCGCGACACGCCCAGAATGGCGACTTCGGGGGCGTTGATGATGGGAGTGAAATCGGTCCCCCCGATGCCGCCCAGCGACGAAATCGAGAAGCATCCCCCTTGCATCTGCGAGGGCGAAAGCTTGCCTTCGCGCGCCTGAGCCGCCAGTTCGGACGTCTCTGTCGCCAGTTCCAGCACACCCTTCCGATCCGCGTCGCGGATGACCGGCACCACCAGCCCGTTGGGCGTATCGGCCGCAAAGCCGATATGGTAGTAGTGCTTCAGGACCAGATTGTCGCCGTCCAACGAGGCATTGAATTCCGGGAATTTCTTCAGAGCCGCGACAACTGCCTTGATCAGGAAGGCCAGCATGGTGACCTTGACGCCGGACTTCTTGTTTTCCGCGTTGAGCTGCTGGCGCAGGGCTTCCAGTTCGGTGATGTCGGCCACGTCGTTGTTGGTGACGTGGGGAATCATGACCCAATTGCGGTGCAGATTGGCGCCCGAGATTTTCTTGATGCGCGACAGGGGCTTGCTTTCGATCTCGCCGAATTTGGCGAAGTCGACCTTGGGCCAGCCCAGCACGCTGAAGCCCTCGCCAGCGGGCAGGGTCGAGCCCACAGGGCTTACGCCGCCGGTGGCCAGCGCCTGCTTGACGTAGCTGCGGATGTCGTCGGCCGTAATGCGGTTTTTCGGGCCACTGCCGGTGACTTGACTGAGATTCACACCCAGTTCACGGGCAAATTGACGCACCGAGGGCGAGGCATGCGGCAGATTGCGCAGCGGCACATCGGCTTCGGCGAACGCCGCGGTCGGCGACACGCGATCCGGCGTGGCCGCCACCACGGCGGGGGCCGATGCGGGTGCGGGTGCCGGAGCAGCGGGGGCCGGTGCGGGGGCCGCCTCGGTGGCAGGAGCGGGAGCGGGTGCTGCGGCGGCGGGCTGAGCCGCCGGTGCGTCAGCCACTGCGTCAGCGGACTCGACCTCCAGGATCACGGAGCCCTCGGCGACCTTGTCGCCGACCTTGACCTTCAGGGTCTTGACCACCCCGCCCTGCGAGGCCGGAATCTCCATCGAAGCCTTGTCGGATTCAACCGTGATCAGGCTTTGTTCGGGCTGAATGGTGTCGCCGACGGCCACCAGAATTTCGATGACGTCGACGTGATCGAAATCACCGATGTCGGGGACCTTGATTTCCACGATAGCACTCATGTTCCTCGTCCTCCTCAAGCGTGGTGCGGGTTGGCCTTATTGGCATCAATCCCGTATTTGGCGATTGCCTCGGCGCATTTCCCGATGTCGATGGTGCCTTCGTCAGCCAGGCTGCGCAGGGCGGCCAGGACCACGAAATGGCGGTCGATCTCGAAGTGCTTGCGCAGTTCGGAACGGAAATCCGACCGACCGAAACCATCGGTGCCCAGGACCTTGAAGTGACGGCCGTCCGGAATGAAAGGCCGGATCATGTCGCCATAGGCCTTGATGTAATCGGTGGAGACCACGATCGGACCCTGGGTGTTCTTGAGCTGCTGGGTCACGTAGGGCACCTGAGCCGGTTGGGCCGGGTGCAGCATGTTGTGCCGCTCCACGTCCAGACCGTCGCGGCGCAGTTCGGTGAAGCTGGTCACGCTCCAGATGTCGGACGTCACGCCCCAATCCTTTTCGAGGAGTTCCTGGGCGGCCTGCACTTCGCGCAGAATCGTGCCCGACCCCATCAGCTGGACGTGCGCCTTGGCCGGCTTGGCGCTGGACTGCAGCTTGTACATCCCCTTCAGGATGCCTTCCTCGTCACCCGCCTTCAGGCCAGGCTGAGAGTAGTTCTCGTTCATGACCGTGATGTAGAAGAACACGTCTTCCTGGTTGTGCATCATGCGCTGCAGGCCGCTGCGGATGATGACCGCGACTTCGTGCGCGAAGGCCGGGTCGTAGGCCACGCAATTGGGGATCAGGGAAGCCTGAATGTGGCTGTGGCCGTCTTCGTGCTGCAGACCTTCGCCATTCAGCGTGGTGCGCCCCGCCGTCCCGCCCAGCACAAAGCCGCGCGCCAGCATGTCGCCCGCCGCCCAGGCGTGATCGCCAAAGCGCTGGAACCCGAACATCGAGTAATAGATGAAGAACGGGATCATGATGGTATTGCTGACGGAATACGACGTCGCCGCCGCGATCCACGAGCAAAAACCGCCGGCTTCGTTGATGCCTTCCTGCAGCAGCTGGCCGTTGGCCGCCTCGCGGTAGTACATCACCTGGCCCTTGTCGACCGGGACGTACTTCTGGCCTTCGGGCGCATAGATGCCGATCTGACGGAACAGGCCTTCCATGCCGAAGGTGCGGGATTCGTCCACCAGGATGGGCACGACGCGCGGGGCGAGATCCTTGTCGCGCAGAATCTGGTTCAGCACGCGCACGAAGGCTTGGGTCGTGGAAATCTCGCGCCCTTCGGCGGTCGGTTCCAGCACGGCCTTGAAGACGTCGAGATCGGGCACCGGCAGGGACTGGTCGGCTTTCTGGCGGCGGTGCGGCAGATAACCGCCCAGCGCCTTGCGATGGTCATGCAGGTACTTCATTTCCGGCGAGTCTTCCGCCGGTTTGAAGAACGGAATCTCGTCGACCTTGTCGTCGGGAATGGGGATGTTGAAGCGGTCGCGGAACTCGCGCACCGAGTCGATGTCCAGCTTTTTCTGTTGGTGGGTGGGGTTCTTGGCCTGGCCGACGTGGCCCATGCCGTAACCCTTGATGGTCTTGGCCAGGATGACCGAAGGCTGGCCCTTGTGGCTCGCCGCCGAGGAGAACGCCGCATAGACCTTGTGCGGATCGTGGCCGCCGCGATTCAGGCGCCAGACGTCCTCGTCGCTCATGCGGCTGACCATCTCCAGCAGCTTGGGATGCTTGCCGAAGAACTTCTCGCGCACGAACTTGCCATCGTTGGCCTTGTAAGCCTGGTATTCGCCGTCCACGGTTTCTTCCATGATGCGGCGCAGGATGCCGTCCTTGTCGCGGGCAAACAGCGGATCCCAGTAACCGCCCCAGATGAGCTTGAGCACATTCCAGCCATTGCCACGGAATGCGCCTTCCAGTTCCTGGATGATCTTGCCGTTGCCGCGCACCGGGCCGTCCAGGCGCTGCAGATTACAGTTGACGACGAAGATCAGGTTGTCGAGCTTCTCGCGCGAGGCCAGGCCGATCGCGGCCAGGGTTTCAGGCTCGTCGATCTCGCCATCGCCGACGAATACCCAGACCTTGCGCTCGGCCGTGTTGGCCAGACCACGGGCATGCAGATACTTCAGGAAGCGGGCCTGGTAGATGGCCATCATGGGGCCCAGGCCCATGGATACCGTCGAGAACTGCCAGAAACCGGGCATCAGTTTCGGGTGCGGGTAGGACGACAGGCCCTTGCCCTGGCCGCCAACTTCCTGGCGGAACCAGTTCAGGTTTTCCTCGGTCAGACGGCCTTCCATGAAGGCACGGGAATACATGCCGGGCGAAGAGTGGCCCTGGAAATACACGAGATCGCCGCCGTGATCCGGCGACTCGGCGTGCCAGAAGTGGTTCTGGCCGCATTCGATCATGGTCGCCAACGACGCAAAAGAGGCGATGTGCCCACCCAGGCTGCCGCCATCGGCGGGCTCGTGCTTGTTGGCGCGCACCACCATCGCCATCGCGTTCCAGCGAATATAGGAACGGATCCGCTCTTCGAGCACCATGTTGCCGGGATGCGGAGGTTCGAGCCCGGGCGGAATGGTGTTGACATACGCCGTATTCAGCGAATATGGGATGTGGGCGCCGGAACGGCGCGCCAGATCGATCAGGTTTTCGATCAGGTAATGGGCGCGTTCGGCGCCTTCCCGGTCAAGAACGGCTTCGAGCGCGTCGAGCCATTCCTGGGTTTCCTGACGATCGGGGTCCGCCGCGGCGGCGTTGGCTAGATCAAGAGAGGACATGGGGTGTGTCTCCTGGGGTGTGGTTCATGGACGCGACCACACATCGCGCCTGCCAGAAATCGAGCCGGACTTCGAGGGATTCCGGATGCCTGCGCGCCCGGGTTTCGGGACGAGCGGCACCCAGCCAAGCCGGCACCTGCGCCCATTCTAGGAAAGACCTGGATCCAGCACAAGCAAAATTTCACCTTGTGGTACGTATTTTTATTATGTGAAAAATTGAATAATGATTTCGCGTCTAAAATGGCGCAACCGTAAGACCATCATGGCCATGGCACACCCCAACCGCAAGTCCCTGATCCCGACGACATTCTATGAGCACGCCCGCCATAGCCGTCGTCTGTATTGGCTGACGCCGGCAATCGTGCTGGTGCTCTATCTGTGCGTGATGGGCGCCTTCATCTGGCTGCAGCGCCTGCAGAGCGATAGCGTGATGTTCGTCACGATCGATCAGGAAACACGCCAGCAGCGCCTGATGATGGTGGTCTTCGCGTTGTCGCTGGTCATCGTCTTCAGTTTGCTCGCGCTGTGGCGCTACACGCGGTTCCGCACCCTGGCCGAGGCAGCCCTGATTGCCGAAACCGGCTTCCGCCGCGCCATGGAAAACTCCATGTCCACCGGCATGCGGGTGTTCGACATGCAGGGGCGCATCGCCTACGTGAATCCGGCGTTCTGCCGCATGATCGGCTGGAACGAGGCGGATCTGATCGGCCGCACGGCGCCGTTTCCCTACTGGCTACCCGGGCGCCACGACCACCACCGGGAAACGCTCGCACAATTGCTGTCGGGCCGCACACCCAGCAGCGGCCTGGAAATCGAAGCCCAGCGCCGTGACGGTTCACGCTTCACCGCGCGCATGTACGTCTCGCCGCTGCGCGACCCAAAAGGGGAACAGATCGGCTGGATGACCTCCATGACCGACATCACCGAACCCAAGCGCATCCGCGAGGCCCTGACCGCCGCCCATGAGCGATTCATGACGGTGCTTGAAGGCCTGGACGACGCGATCTCGGTCGTGGCCGACACCCCCGAAGGCCTGGAGCTGCTGTTCGCCAACCGCACCTACCGGCGCATCTTCGGCGCCCAGACCAGCGGGCACGCGGAACTGTTGGGCGGGCGCCTGGGGCGCTTCACCGACGAGACGATGGAGCTCTTTTCGCCGACTGCCGAACGTTGGTTCGAGGTCCACCACCGCATGCTGGCCTGGACCGATTCCCGGCGCGTACGGCTGCAGGTGGCGCGCGACATTACCGAACGCCGCAAACACGAGGAAGAATCCCGGGTCCAGCAGGAAAAGGCGCAGCTCACCAGCCGCCTGACCACGATGGGGGAAATGGCGTCCTCTCTGGCGCATGAGCTCAACCAGCCCCTGACGGCCATCAGCAACTACAACATGGCGGCCGTGGCGATGGTCAAATCCGGCAAGGCACCCACGGAATCCCTGCTGCAGGCGCTGGAAAAGGCCTCGCAGCAGGCGGAACGGGCCGGCAAGATCATCAGCCGCATCCGCGAGTTCGTCAAACGCAGCGAGCCGCGCCGCCAGGCTGTCGGCCTGACGCGCATCGTGGAAAACGCGGTCGGATTCGCCGACATCGACGCCCGCAAGCGCAGGATCGAGATCATCCAGAGCCTGCCCGACCCCATGCCCGAAGTCATGGCCGACCCGATCCTGATCGAACAGGTACTGCTGAACCTGCTGAAAAACGGCGTTGAAGCCATGGAGCACAGCGAATACCGCAGCCTGCACGTCAACATCACCGATCAGGACCCCCAGATCGAGATCGCCGTGATCGACCGGGGCCACGGACTGCGCAATCCCGAACGGCTGTTCGAGCCCTTCTACAGCACAAAATCCGAAGGTCTGGGCATGGGACTGAACATCTGCCGTACCATTATCGAATCGCATCACGGGCGCCTGTGGGCCACCCCGAACCCGGAAGGCGGCACCATTTTCCGCTTCACCCTGCCCAAGGCGCCGCCTGATCGGCAAGTCCAGGCAACCACGGAGGAAACGCAAGCATGACCGACCCTCAAGTCTCCAGCACCATCTATATCGTCGACGATGACGAAGCCGTCCGCGACTCGTTGCGCTGGCTGCTCGAAGCCAATGGCTATGCCGTACGCAGTTTCGCCGGCGCCGAGGAATTCCTGGACGCCTACAACTCCGACCAGGTCGGCGTCCTGATCGCCGACGTGCGAATGCCCGGCATGAGTGGCCTGGAACTGCAGGAAACCCTGATTGCCCGCAAGGCCCCGCTGCCCATCGTCTTCATCACCGGCCACGGCGACGTGCCGATGGCGGTATCCACGATGAAGAAAGGCGCGGTCGACTTCCTGGAAAAACCCTTCAACGAAGCGGACCTGCGGCGCATCGTCGCCGGCATGCTCGCGCATGCCACCGAACGCGTGCGCGAAGCCCAGGCCCAGCGCGACCAGCAGGCCGTGCTCAGCCGCCTGACGGCCCGCGAGCAGCAGGTGCTGGAACGCATCGTGGCGGGTCGCCTGAACAAGCAGATCGCGGGCGATCTGAACATCAGCATCAAAACAGTCGAGGCGCACCGCGCCAACATCATGGAAAAACTCGAAGTCACCACGGTCGCCGACCTGATGAAGATTGCATTGACCCGTGCCGAGGAAGCCGGATCATGACCGCACGCATCATCGACGGCAAGGCCCTGTCGGGCAAGGTCCGCGCCGAGGTCGCACAGCGCGTCCATGCCCTGCAAAAACACGGCGTCACCCCAGGCCTGGCCGTGGTGCTGGTTGGCGAAAATCCGGCGTCGCAAGTCTACGTCCGCAACAAGGCGGCCGCCTGCGAGGCTGCCGGCATGCTGTCACGCGTGATTTCGCTGGGCGAGGACACGCCCGAAGAGGAACTGCTGAACGTCATCGAAGCCCTGAATGCCGATCCGGCCATCCACGGCATCCTGGTGCAGCTCCCCCTGCCCGGCCACATCGACACCGGACTGGTCATCGAGACCATCAGCGCCACCAAGGACGTGGACGGCTTTCACGTCAGCAACGCTGGCCTTCTGATGACCGGACGCCCCCTGTTCCGCCCCTGCACGCCCTACGGCGTCATGAAGATGCTGGAATCGGAAAACGTGCCGCTGCGCGGCGCCGAGGCAGTCGTCGTCGGTGCCAGCAACATCGTCGGCAAGCCCATGGCCATGCTGCTGCTGGCCGCCGGCGCCACCGTCACGATCTGCAACTCCAAGACCCGCGACCTGGGCGCGCAGACCCGGCGCGCCGACGTGCTGGTGGTCGCCACCGGCAAGCCCGGCATGATCCAGGGCGACATGATCAAACCCGGCGCCGTCGTAATCGACGTCGGCATCAACCGGCTGGAATCCGGAAAACTGACCGGCGACGTGGATTTCGATGCCGCCGCGCAGGTTGCCGCGGCCATCACACCGGTGCCCGGCGGCGTGGGGCCCATGACCATCGCAATGCTGCTGGTCAACACCCTGGAAGCCGCCGAGCGCTCCCTGCGGACTTGAAAAATGGGGGCCTGGCCCCCATGTGGCGCACATGAAATCAGCACTCCTTGCCGAAAATCCCCTCCTCGTACCGGCCGAGGCCCATGTCGATTATGCTGCTGTGCGACCGACCCATATCGAGCCGGCCATCCGCGAACTGATCGCGGAAACCCGCGCGGCCATTGATGCCGCCGCCGTTCGCAGCGACCCGCCGGACTGGGAAAACCTGGTCGAAACCATCGAGGATCCATCCGAGCGCCTGCACCGCGCCTGGGCGATCGCGGGACATCTGAACGGTGTGGTGAACACCCCTGATCTACGGGCTGCCTACAACGAATGCCTGCCGCTCATGAGCGAGTTTTCCACCTGGGTCGGCCTGCACCGGGGCCTGTACGAACGTTACCGGGCGCTGGCCGCCAGCCCGGCCTATGCGACGCTATCCGCGACCCGCCGGCGCATCGTCGATCTGGCCTTGCGCGACTTCCGCCTGGGCGGGGTCGAACTCGAAGGCCAGGCCCGCGAAACCTTTGCGCGCAATGCCGACCTGCAGGCGCAGGTCTCCCAGAAATTCTCCGAAAACGTCCTGGATGCGACCGACGGCTGGACACTGCTGATCTCCGACGAGGCCCGCCTGCGTGGCCTGCCGCCCAGCGTCATCGCCGCCGCGCGGCAGCTGGCTCAGTCGGCGGGCGAAGACGGCTGGAAACTGACCTTGCAAATGCCCTGCTACCTGCCTGTCATGCAGCATGCGCAGGACCGCGATCTGCGCCTGGCCGTCTACCGTGCCTACGGCACTCGCGCCTCCGAGCAGGGGGATTCCGCCTTCGACAACTCGGAATCCATCGAATCGCTGCTGGCCCTGCGTGCCGAAGAGGCCTCCCTGCTGGACCATGCCGATTACGCGGCGCTGCGACTCGAAACCCGCATGGCCGACAGCGCGGACCAAGTCCTGCGGTTCCTGCGCGAACTGGCCGCCAAGGCGCGGCCCAGCGCACAACGGGATCTGGACGAACTGCGCGCCTTCGCCGCCGATCAACTGGGGCTGGACACGCTGGAACCCTGGGATATCGCCTATGCGTCCGAACGGCTGCGCGAGCAGCGCTACGCCTATTCGGACGAGGAACTGCGCCCTTACTTCACGGAATCACGCGTGCTGGACGGCCTGTTCGAAGTGATTCACACTCTCTTTGGCGTACGCCTGGAGGCGTGCGACGCCCCCACCTGGCACCCGGATGCAAAGATCTACCGCGTGCTGGATGTCGAGGGGCAGGAACTCGGCCGCCTGGGCATCGATCTGTATGCCCGCCCCGGCAAACAGGGCGGCGCCTGGGTGGACAGCGAGCGCAACCGGCGCCGCCACGGCCAGGAACTGCACCGCCCGCTGGCCTGGCTGACCTGCAATTTCGCGGCGCCGCACGATGGACGCGAGGCACTATTGACCCACGACGAGGTCATCACCCTCTTCCATGAAAGCGGTCACGCCATGCACACGCTGCTGTCGCGTGTGGACGATCCAGGCGCCGCGGCTTTCGTCGCGGTCGAATGGGATGCCATCGAACTGCCTTCGCAGTTCATGGAAAATTTCTGCTGGGAATGGGGTGTGCTGAAATCCCTGACCCGCCACATCGACACCGGCGAAACACTGCCACGCGCCCTGTACGACAAACTGACGGCCGCCCGCAATTTTCAGAGTGGCCTGCAGACCCTGCGCCAGGTGGAATTCGCGCTCTTCGACATGCTGATCCACACGCAGAATCACGGGCTGTCGATCAGCGCCGTGCTCGACACGCTAGATCAGGTGCGCCACGAAGTCGCCCTGCTGACACCGCCGGCTTGGCACCGTTTCCCGCATGCGTTCTCTCACCTGTTCGCGGGCGGCTACGGGGCGGGCTACTACAGCTACAAATGGGCCGAGGTGCTGTCGGCCGACGCGTTTGCCGCCTTCGAGGAATCCGCGCGACCCGGCGCGGACGGCACCCGCGACGTGTTCGATCCAGCAACATGCCACCGGTATCTGGATGAGATCATCGCGGTCGGCGGCGCACGCCCGGCGGCCGAATCCTTCCGGGCGTTCCGGGGCCGCGCCCCGACGCTGGACGCCCTGCTGCGCCACAGCGGGCTGGTGGAGGAATGAAGATGTTGCCCCCACGCCGCGCGGGCGTCGCCCGCTTGCTGCCCCCCGAGGGGGCGCTTTTCGCCTTGGGGCGGCCCGGCGGCGAAAAGGAACCCCCACGCCGCGCAGGCTACGCCGTCCGGCGGCTGATGGCCAGCCTGGCCCTATGGGTGGGCTGTCTGGGCGCGGCCCTGGCGGCTGTCCATCCGGTGCGCGGCTTCCTGCCGGATCTCCAATTCTCGCTGCAGGGCGCAGGTGGCGCAGTCACCCAGCAGGCGTTCGCCGGCAAGGTCGTCCTGATGTTCTTCGGCTATGCCAGCTGCCCCGACATCTGCCCCACAACGATGGCGCAGCTGGCCCAGGTCACCGAAGCACTAGGCCCGAAAGCCGAACAGGTCCGCATCCTGTTCGTCAGTGTGGATCCGCATCGGGACACGCCGGACGTCCTGCAAGCCTATGTGGACCAGTTCGATCGCCATGCCATCGGCCTGACAGGTACCGAATCGGCCATCGCAGCCCTGGCGCGTCGTTACCGTGTCGCATATCAGATCGAGAAACCCGAATCGAACGCCCCTGACGCCCCCTACGAGGTCGCCCACAGTCGCGGCATCTACGCCTTTGACCAGCAGGGCAAGGCCGTCTGGTTGGCCTCGGACGGCGAATCCCAGGAAGACCTGTTGGCTGCGATCCGGCCGATGCTGCA
Protein-coding regions in this window:
- a CDS encoding M3 family metallopeptidase — protein: MKSALLAENPLLVPAEAHVDYAAVRPTHIEPAIRELIAETRAAIDAAAVRSDPPDWENLVETIEDPSERLHRAWAIAGHLNGVVNTPDLRAAYNECLPLMSEFSTWVGLHRGLYERYRALAASPAYATLSATRRRIVDLALRDFRLGGVELEGQARETFARNADLQAQVSQKFSENVLDATDGWTLLISDEARLRGLPPSVIAAARQLAQSAGEDGWKLTLQMPCYLPVMQHAQDRDLRLAVYRAYGTRASEQGDSAFDNSESIESLLALRAEEASLLDHADYAALRLETRMADSADQVLRFLRELAAKARPSAQRDLDELRAFAADQLGLDTLEPWDIAYASERLREQRYAYSDEELRPYFTESRVLDGLFEVIHTLFGVRLEACDAPTWHPDAKIYRVLDVEGQELGRLGIDLYARPGKQGGAWVDSERNRRRHGQELHRPLAWLTCNFAAPHDGREALLTHDEVITLFHESGHAMHTLLSRVDDPGAAAFVAVEWDAIELPSQFMENFCWEWGVLKSLTRHIDTGETLPRALYDKLTAARNFQSGLQTLRQVEFALFDMLIHTQNHGLSISAVLDTLDQVRHEVALLTPPAWHRFPHAFSHLFAGGYGAGYYSYKWAEVLSADAFAAFEESARPGADGTRDVFDPATCHRYLDEIIAVGGARPAAESFRAFRGRAPTLDALLRHSGLVEE
- the aceE gene encoding pyruvate dehydrogenase (acetyl-transferring), homodimeric type is translated as MSSLDLANAAAADPDRQETQEWLDALEAVLDREGAERAHYLIENLIDLARRSGAHIPYSLNTAYVNTIPPGLEPPHPGNMVLEERIRSYIRWNAMAMVVRANKHEPADGGSLGGHIASFASLATMIECGQNHFWHAESPDHGGDLVYFQGHSSPGMYSRAFMEGRLTEENLNWFRQEVGGQGKGLSSYPHPKLMPGFWQFSTVSMGLGPMMAIYQARFLKYLHARGLANTAERKVWVFVGDGEIDEPETLAAIGLASREKLDNLIFVVNCNLQRLDGPVRGNGKIIQELEGAFRGNGWNVLKLIWGGYWDPLFARDKDGILRRIMEETVDGEYQAYKANDGKFVREKFFGKHPKLLEMVSRMSDEDVWRLNRGGHDPHKVYAAFSSAASHKGQPSVILAKTIKGYGMGHVGQAKNPTHQQKKLDIDSVREFRDRFNIPIPDDKVDEIPFFKPAEDSPEMKYLHDHRKALGGYLPHRRQKADQSLPVPDLDVFKAVLEPTAEGREISTTQAFVRVLNQILRDKDLAPRVVPILVDESRTFGMEGLFRQIGIYAPEGQKYVPVDKGQVMYYREAANGQLLQEGINEAGGFCSWIAAATSYSVSNTIMIPFFIYYSMFGFQRFGDHAWAAGDMLARGFVLGGTAGRTTLNGEGLQHEDGHSHIQASLIPNCVAYDPAFAHEVAVIIRSGLQRMMHNQEDVFFYITVMNENYSQPGLKAGDEEGILKGMYKLQSSAKPAKAHVQLMGSGTILREVQAAQELLEKDWGVTSDIWSVTSFTELRRDGLDVERHNMLHPAQPAQVPYVTQQLKNTQGPIVVSTDYIKAYGDMIRPFIPDGRHFKVLGTDGFGRSDFRSELRKHFEIDRHFVVLAALRSLADEGTIDIGKCAEAIAKYGIDANKANPHHA
- the folD gene encoding bifunctional methylenetetrahydrofolate dehydrogenase/methenyltetrahydrofolate cyclohydrolase FolD; this translates as MTARIIDGKALSGKVRAEVAQRVHALQKHGVTPGLAVVLVGENPASQVYVRNKAAACEAAGMLSRVISLGEDTPEEELLNVIEALNADPAIHGILVQLPLPGHIDTGLVIETISATKDVDGFHVSNAGLLMTGRPLFRPCTPYGVMKMLESENVPLRGAEAVVVGASNIVGKPMAMLLLAAGATVTICNSKTRDLGAQTRRADVLVVATGKPGMIQGDMIKPGAVVIDVGINRLESGKLTGDVDFDAAAQVAAAITPVPGGVGPMTIAMLLVNTLEAAERSLRT
- a CDS encoding response regulator transcription factor — encoded protein: MTDPQVSSTIYIVDDDEAVRDSLRWLLEANGYAVRSFAGAEEFLDAYNSDQVGVLIADVRMPGMSGLELQETLIARKAPLPIVFITGHGDVPMAVSTMKKGAVDFLEKPFNEADLRRIVAGMLAHATERVREAQAQRDQQAVLSRLTAREQQVLERIVAGRLNKQIAGDLNISIKTVEAHRANIMEKLEVTTVADLMKIALTRAEEAGS
- the aceF gene encoding dihydrolipoyllysine-residue acetyltransferase, with the translated sequence MSAIVEIKVPDIGDFDHVDVIEILVAVGDTIQPEQSLITVESDKASMEIPASQGGVVKTLKVKVGDKVAEGSVILEVESADAVADAPAAQPAAAAPAPAPATEAAPAPAPAAPAPAPASAPAVVAATPDRVSPTAAFAEADVPLRNLPHASPSVRQFARELGVNLSQVTGSGPKNRITADDIRSYVKQALATGGVSPVGSTLPAGEGFSVLGWPKVDFAKFGEIESKPLSRIKKISGANLHRNWVMIPHVTNNDVADITELEALRQQLNAENKKSGVKVTMLAFLIKAVVAALKKFPEFNASLDGDNLVLKHYYHIGFAADTPNGLVVPVIRDADRKGVLELATETSELAAQAREGKLSPSQMQGGCFSISSLGGIGGTDFTPIINAPEVAILGVSRSAMQPVWDGKAFQPRLMLPLSLSYDHRVIDGASAARFNAYLAGLLADFRRIIL
- a CDS encoding SCO family protein encodes the protein MASLALWVGCLGAALAAVHPVRGFLPDLQFSLQGAGGAVTQQAFAGKVVLMFFGYASCPDICPTTMAQLAQVTEALGPKAEQVRILFVSVDPHRDTPDVLQAYVDQFDRHAIGLTGTESAIAALARRYRVAYQIEKPESNAPDAPYEVAHSRGIYAFDQQGKAVWLASDGESQEDLLAAIRPMLH
- a CDS encoding PAS domain S-box protein, which produces MAMAHPNRKSLIPTTFYEHARHSRRLYWLTPAIVLVLYLCVMGAFIWLQRLQSDSVMFVTIDQETRQQRLMMVVFALSLVIVFSLLALWRYTRFRTLAEAALIAETGFRRAMENSMSTGMRVFDMQGRIAYVNPAFCRMIGWNEADLIGRTAPFPYWLPGRHDHHRETLAQLLSGRTPSSGLEIEAQRRDGSRFTARMYVSPLRDPKGEQIGWMTSMTDITEPKRIREALTAAHERFMTVLEGLDDAISVVADTPEGLELLFANRTYRRIFGAQTSGHAELLGGRLGRFTDETMELFSPTAERWFEVHHRMLAWTDSRRVRLQVARDITERRKHEEESRVQQEKAQLTSRLTTMGEMASSLAHELNQPLTAISNYNMAAVAMVKSGKAPTESLLQALEKASQQAERAGKIISRIREFVKRSEPRRQAVGLTRIVENAVGFADIDARKRRIEIIQSLPDPMPEVMADPILIEQVLLNLLKNGVEAMEHSEYRSLHVNITDQDPQIEIAVIDRGHGLRNPERLFEPFYSTKSEGLGMGLNICRTIIESHHGRLWATPNPEGGTIFRFTLPKAPPDRQVQATTEETQA